ACTGAAGAGCAGATTTCAGGTACAACAGTTGTTtaattgttgtttcttttttatgacCAGTTGCCGTAGTGGAGAAGCGTCTGCTTGATGTGAAGCTGGGCGAGCTGGGCAAGTGGCTCGGAGGTCGAGACTTCACCCCCAATGGTCTCATCTCATCTGTCCGCAGTGGTGAGGAAACCTGTTCTGACTGAAACTTAGTCGACTTTACAGTttacatcagacacacactttctgcTGTATATTTCCTCTCAATTTGTGTTTCCCCTCCGTCTCTTCCAGGTCATGACAGATACTACAACAAGTACATCAATGTGAAGAAGGGGGGCATCGGCGGTATCGCT
Above is a genomic segment from Pleuronectes platessa chromosome 16, fPlePla1.1, whole genome shotgun sequence containing:
- the atp5mf gene encoding ATP synthase subunit f, mitochondrial; translation: MADRPVAVVEKRLLDVKLGELGKWLGGRDFTPNGLISSVRSGHDRYYNKYINVKKGGIGGIAMLLVGYVTLSYLWEYDHIKHDRWRKYH